From Candidatus Margulisiibacteriota bacterium, a single genomic window includes:
- a CDS encoding BrnT family toxin: MYEFDRFEWDTNKAASNLAKHGFDFNDAWQVFTDSNNRTFECFGYAEQRFKTIGLCGRHLAAVVHTPRSGACRIISVRHVWQKERSIYYDNNS; the protein is encoded by the coding sequence ATGTACGAATTTGATCGCTTTGAGTGGGACACTAATAAAGCCGCAAGTAATTTGGCCAAGCATGGTTTTGATTTTAACGATGCTTGGCAAGTGTTTACTGATTCGAACAACCGAACCTTTGAATGTTTTGGCTATGCTGAACAAAGGTTTAAGACCATTGGTTTATGTGGCAGACATTTGGCGGCGGTTGTTCATACGCCCAGGAGCGGCGCTTGTCGCATAATTTCAGTGCGGCATGTTTGGCAAAAAGAAAGGAGTATTTACTATGACAATAATTCGTAA
- a CDS encoding BrnA antitoxin family protein — MTIIRKTLEEMRRARSKTCWRKIDNRLKNNIEVYDEDNPDLTDLLASGLARPVKVKFGRPKKAVCKQKVNIRFDADVLSELKKTGKNWTTRVNNITKDWLISNGRLKVA; from the coding sequence ATGACAATAATTCGTAAAACACTTGAGGAAATGAGACGAGCAAGATCAAAAACGTGCTGGCGGAAAATAGACAACAGGCTCAAAAATAATATTGAGGTGTACGATGAGGACAATCCAGACCTAACTGATCTTCTAGCCAGTGGTTTAGCCAGGCCTGTTAAGGTTAAATTTGGCCGGCCCAAAAAAGCCGTATGCAAACAAAAAGTTAATATCCGTTTTGACGCGGATGTTTTATCAGAATTAAAAAAGACCGGAAAAAATTGGACTACTAGAGTAAATAATATAACTAAAGACTGGCTAATCAGCAATGGGCGTTTGAAAGTTGCTTGA
- a CDS encoding SDR family oxidoreductase: MKLLEGKIALVTGVANNYSIAYGIAQALREHGAELAFTYQNERLKEKMGDLVKPFEPQLITELDVTKDTDIARVGQEILSTYGKLDIFVHSLAFVPKEDLHGEFYKISRPGFALANDISSYSLVAVTNALLPAFEAAGGGSVLYLTYIGGEAAISTYGLAGVTKAALEISGKYLAQSLGDKRIRVNGISAGPIKTLAARGIKNFSGLQQKAQDFMPLKGEMTPADVAGTAVFLGSDLSKSITGEIIHVDNGFHCVRG; the protein is encoded by the coding sequence GTGAAATTGTTAGAAGGTAAAATAGCTCTGGTCACCGGCGTGGCTAATAATTACAGCATTGCTTACGGTATTGCCCAGGCTTTGCGCGAACACGGCGCGGAGCTGGCCTTTACTTATCAAAATGAGCGCTTGAAAGAAAAAATGGGCGATCTGGTCAAGCCGTTCGAGCCGCAATTGATTACCGAGCTGGATGTGACCAAAGACACGGATATTGCCAGAGTGGGGCAGGAAATACTTTCCACCTACGGTAAACTCGATATTTTTGTCCATTCGCTGGCTTTCGTCCCCAAAGAAGATCTACACGGCGAATTTTACAAGATCAGCCGTCCGGGTTTTGCTCTGGCCAATGATATCAGCTCTTACAGTTTGGTTGCCGTGACCAATGCTTTGCTGCCGGCTTTTGAGGCGGCGGGCGGCGGCAGTGTGCTGTATTTGACTTATATCGGCGGCGAAGCCGCTATTTCCACTTACGGTCTAGCCGGTGTGACCAAAGCCGCGCTGGAAATTTCCGGCAAGTATCTGGCGCAATCCCTGGGCGATAAAAGGATCCGCGTCAATGGCATTTCCGCCGGGCCGATCAAGACTCTCGCGGCGCGCGGCATTAAAAATTTTTCCGGCTTGCAGCAAAAAGCGCAGGATTTTATGCCGCTCAAAGGTGAAATGACCCCGGCGGATGTGGCCGGCACGGCGGTTTTTCTGGGCAGTGATTTGTCCAAATCCATCACCGGCGAAATCATTCATGTCGATAACGGTTTTCACTGTGTCCGCGGCTGA
- a CDS encoding RNA methyltransferase translates to MSITVFTVSAADKTITSVANPLVKEILRLHDKRGRAETGLFIIEGQRELDIAARNSASIIKILYNPQKCDFFVNLSVKIDEKIKVSDRILERVSYRGAVEGFVAVAKMPERKLSDLKLPSDPLIVVLDKLEKPGNIGAILRTAEAAGVDAILVCDEIGDLYNPNLIRASLGAVFSLPVFCTAAADALIWLNARKIKTVLASPQAQKVCFDSDLSVPLALVIGSEAAGVSDIWLKNAADSVIIPMSGAVDSLNASVSAAVLIYEALRQRKHANISRWSK, encoded by the coding sequence ATGTCGATAACGGTTTTCACTGTGTCCGCGGCTGACAAAACCATAACCAGCGTTGCCAATCCGCTGGTCAAAGAGATTTTACGCCTGCATGATAAACGGGGGCGCGCCGAAACCGGCCTCTTTATTATAGAAGGGCAGCGCGAATTGGACATTGCCGCGCGGAACAGTGCAAGTATTATAAAAATTTTGTACAATCCTCAAAAATGTGATTTTTTCGTAAATTTAAGCGTGAAAATTGACGAAAAAATAAAAGTTTCTGACAGGATATTAGAGCGTGTTTCCTATCGCGGCGCCGTGGAAGGTTTTGTCGCTGTGGCCAAAATGCCAGAGCGAAAACTGAGCGATCTTAAATTGCCGTCCGATCCGTTGATCGTAGTTCTGGATAAACTGGAAAAGCCTGGAAATATCGGCGCAATTCTCCGCACCGCTGAAGCTGCCGGTGTTGACGCGATTTTGGTCTGCGATGAGATTGGCGATCTCTATAATCCTAACCTTATCCGCGCCAGTCTGGGCGCGGTTTTTTCCCTGCCAGTGTTTTGCACGGCCGCCGCTGACGCGCTGATTTGGTTAAATGCGCGCAAAATAAAAACTGTTCTGGCCTCTCCTCAGGCCCAAAAAGTGTGCTTCGATTCTGATCTTTCCGTTCCGCTAGCGCTGGTCATTGGCAGTGAAGCCGCTGGAGTTTCGGATATTTGGCTAAAAAACGCGGCGGACAGCGTTATTATTCCTATGTCTGGCGCGGTCGATTCACTCAACGCTTCAGTTTCCGCGGCTGTCCTGATATATGAAGCGCTAAGACAAAGGAAGCACGCAAACATCAGCAGATGGTCAAAATGA
- a CDS encoding endonuclease III — MKTAKQALKELELLEKEYPKWQAAVLDLLAVETQNPFKILISTVLSLRTKDQTTAQASKRLYAAADTPQKISKLSGRQLEKLIYPVGFYHTKAKQILQICNILLTKHNGEVPADLDALLSFPGVGRKTANLTLALGFNLPAVCVDTHVHRISNRLGWVQSRTPEETEFALRELFPKNKWSAINKIIVAFGQTICRPIGPRCVNCVLTDCAVRANHV, encoded by the coding sequence ATGAAGACAGCAAAACAAGCGCTCAAAGAGCTGGAATTACTCGAAAAAGAATACCCCAAGTGGCAGGCGGCTGTTTTGGACTTGCTGGCGGTGGAAACGCAGAACCCGTTCAAGATTTTGATCAGCACCGTGCTTTCTTTGCGCACCAAAGATCAGACCACCGCGCAGGCCAGCAAACGTTTGTATGCCGCGGCCGATACCCCGCAAAAAATCTCGAAATTGAGCGGGAGACAATTGGAAAAACTTATATATCCGGTTGGTTTTTACCATACCAAGGCCAAACAAATATTACAAATTTGTAATATTTTATTGACAAAGCATAATGGCGAAGTTCCGGCTGATCTTGACGCTTTGTTGTCTTTTCCGGGTGTTGGCCGCAAGACCGCCAATCTGACGCTGGCGCTCGGGTTCAATCTGCCGGCGGTCTGCGTGGACACGCATGTGCACCGTATCAGCAACCGTTTGGGCTGGGTGCAGAGCAGGACGCCGGAAGAAACTGAGTTTGCTTTGCGGGAGTTGTTTCCCAAAAATAAATGGTCGGCGATCAATAAAATTATCGTGGCTTTTGGCCAGACTATTTGCCGACCTATCGGCCCCAGGTGCGTGAATTGTGTTTTAACAGATTGCGCGGTGCGTGCCAATCATGTATAA